A part of Streptantibioticus cattleyicolor NRRL 8057 = DSM 46488 genomic DNA contains:
- a CDS encoding ABC transporter permease — MWRLALRTLTFRWSNCTATFLAMFLGAAIVIGCGGLMETGLRMAADPQRLGGAPVVVTGDQSYGSVALTERHRVDPGLVAVVARAHGVAAAVADVSVAATVLAGGTPLTGKSGSYNHGWAAARLTPYTLTAGASPSVGEVVLDSVLAERSGARPGSVIGIVVKGTTRRYRVSGVAERHGGHHPHAAVFFTDGEARALAGSRIDSIGVVAAPGASVAAVADAVRSAVGDRAEVLTGERRGLAELPGALAGERTVVVLAAVFGSSVVLIVMFGVASTLGLSLQQRAREMALLRAVGATPKQLRRMILSETAVCRWEPCCSPWPPDISRAGCCSGC, encoded by the coding sequence ATGTGGCGTCTCGCACTGCGCACCCTGACGTTCCGGTGGTCGAATTGCACCGCGACCTTCCTCGCCATGTTCCTCGGCGCCGCGATCGTCATCGGCTGTGGCGGCCTGATGGAGACGGGGCTCCGTATGGCGGCCGATCCGCAGCGCCTGGGCGGCGCCCCGGTCGTCGTCACCGGTGACCAGAGCTACGGCTCCGTCGCGTTGACCGAACGGCACCGCGTCGATCCCGGTCTGGTCGCCGTGGTGGCCCGGGCGCACGGGGTCGCCGCGGCCGTCGCCGATGTGTCGGTGGCGGCCACCGTGCTGGCGGGCGGCACGCCGCTGACCGGCAAGTCCGGCTCGTACAACCATGGTTGGGCCGCCGCCCGGCTGACCCCCTACACCCTCACCGCCGGTGCGTCCCCCTCCGTCGGCGAGGTCGTGCTCGACTCGGTGCTGGCCGAGCGCTCCGGCGCCCGCCCCGGGTCCGTGATCGGCATCGTCGTCAAGGGCACCACCCGACGGTACCGTGTCAGCGGTGTCGCCGAGCGGCACGGTGGTCACCACCCGCACGCCGCCGTGTTCTTCACGGACGGGGAGGCCCGCGCCCTCGCCGGCAGCCGGATCGACTCCATCGGTGTCGTGGCCGCCCCCGGTGCGAGCGTCGCCGCCGTCGCGGACGCGGTGCGCTCGGCCGTCGGCGACCGTGCCGAGGTGCTCACCGGTGAGCGGCGGGGCCTGGCGGAACTGCCCGGTGCCCTCGCCGGCGAGCGTACGGTCGTCGTCCTCGCGGCGGTCTTCGGCTCGTCGGTCGTGCTGATCGTCATGTTCGGCGTGGCCTCGACCCTCGGCCTCTCCCTCCAGCAACGCGCCCGGGAGATGGCCCTGCTGCGTGCCGTGGGCGCCACGCCGAAGCAGCTGCGCCGCATGATCCTGTCCGAGACGGCCGTGTGTCGGTGGGAGCCGTGCTGCTCGCCCTGGCCCCCGGACATCTCGCGGGCAGGCTGCTGTTCGGGGTGCTGA
- a CDS encoding ABC transporter ATP-binding protein has protein sequence MHTSQDLRGAEAVRLEAVSKSYGRGSGRVAALRGLGMSFGHGTFTAVMGPSGSGKSTFLHCAAGLVRPSSGRVTVGGIDLSGLDDAELTRLRRDRIGFVFQSFNLLPALTVSQNIALPLRLAGQRPDEGLVRAVVRRVGLSERIGHLPAQLSGGQQQRVAIARALVTRPTVVFADEPTGALDTRAAASVLTLLRESVDTAGRTLVMVTHDPVAASYADRVVFLADGAFAGELHRPTADAVAARMTRLGAWEDEPRHRSMPQAHGRRS, from the coding sequence GTGCACACGTCACAGGACCTTCGCGGGGCGGAGGCGGTACGGCTGGAGGCCGTGTCGAAGTCCTACGGCCGAGGGAGCGGCCGGGTGGCCGCGCTCCGCGGGCTCGGCATGAGCTTCGGTCACGGCACGTTCACCGCCGTGATGGGGCCGTCCGGATCCGGCAAGAGCACCTTTCTGCACTGCGCGGCGGGGCTGGTCCGGCCCAGCTCCGGCAGGGTCACCGTCGGCGGCATCGACCTGTCGGGCCTGGACGACGCCGAGTTGACCAGGTTGCGCCGGGATCGGATCGGCTTCGTCTTCCAGTCCTTCAACCTGCTGCCGGCGCTGACGGTCAGTCAGAACATCGCGTTGCCGCTGCGGCTGGCCGGGCAGCGTCCGGACGAGGGTCTGGTCCGCGCCGTCGTGCGGCGGGTGGGCCTGTCCGAGCGGATCGGTCATCTGCCGGCGCAGTTGTCCGGCGGGCAGCAGCAGCGCGTGGCCATCGCCCGTGCCCTGGTGACCCGTCCGACCGTCGTCTTCGCCGACGAACCCACCGGTGCCCTCGACACCCGGGCCGCCGCGTCCGTCCTCACCCTGCTGCGCGAGTCCGTGGACACCGCGGGTCGGACGCTGGTCATGGTCACCCATGACCCGGTCGCCGCCTCCTACGCCGACCGTGTGGTCTTCCTCGCCGACGGTGCCTTCGCCGGCGAACTGCACCGGCCGACCGCCGACGCGGTGGCCGCCCGGATGACCCGGCTCGGCGCCTGGGAGGACGAGCCCCGGCACCGCAGCATGCCGCAGGCCCACGGGAGGCGTTCCTGA
- a CDS encoding carboxylesterase/lipase family protein encodes MHAMDAQAVVRVTTGLLQGTREEGVVVYRGVPFAQPPVGHLRFNSPQPPEPWSGVRDARRPGSASYQFNSANQADVERVVKDIDPGVPGIMAWPSYTNATYRHNQAAEDCLYLDIWVPESAPRGSLPVYVYYHGGANAVSSGSFALERGTNLAREGNMIVVRPNYRLGALGWVHFGLLTGDLPQAVNLGVQDQFAALKWVHENIAAFGGDPDTITIGGESAGATAVSHLLTNPHAHPYFRRAVLQSLSPFNPWCTQQRPEAVSVARMYLDLLRIDDPAQLRTIDPDRLLAVQNVLTRYFPPDRHLAWRPLGGVVDGTWVPQAPAQYLSEEAITTSGLEVAIGFAKDEWQFFRGHSRTVGHGSRQEVLAVLAQAFGMDGATEVYQRYHELHPDHSPGLLLPDIMSFEFFKLPSLAIARNLSAQHIPVHVFQFSYDLPGLGGRLRAVHTGDIPFLFRNHSERDLAWWPAFDGADREEVRRVSARMGELYASFIRTGDPGPGWPRFDTAGWNVLEFGRTIEPRPGLLKPEWDVFEDRGFGSVRSIENVLVGNVREALGHTTAA; translated from the coding sequence ATGCACGCGATGGACGCCCAGGCGGTCGTCCGGGTGACGACCGGACTGCTCCAGGGAACCCGTGAGGAGGGCGTCGTCGTCTACCGCGGCGTCCCTTTCGCCCAACCGCCCGTCGGACACCTGCGGTTCAACTCACCACAGCCGCCGGAACCGTGGTCCGGCGTCCGCGACGCGCGCCGCCCGGGGTCCGCTTCCTACCAGTTCAACTCCGCCAACCAGGCCGACGTCGAACGCGTCGTCAAAGACATCGACCCCGGCGTGCCCGGCATCATGGCCTGGCCCTCCTACACGAACGCGACCTACCGCCACAACCAGGCGGCGGAGGACTGCCTCTACCTCGACATCTGGGTGCCGGAGTCCGCACCGCGCGGAAGTCTTCCGGTCTACGTCTACTACCACGGCGGCGCGAACGCGGTCAGCTCCGGTTCCTTCGCGCTGGAGCGGGGCACGAACCTGGCTCGTGAGGGCAACATGATCGTGGTCCGGCCGAACTACCGGCTGGGCGCCCTGGGATGGGTCCACTTCGGGCTTCTCACCGGCGATCTGCCGCAGGCGGTGAACCTCGGTGTGCAGGACCAGTTCGCCGCGCTGAAGTGGGTGCACGAGAACATCGCGGCGTTCGGCGGCGATCCGGACACCATCACGATCGGCGGGGAGTCGGCCGGTGCCACCGCCGTCTCCCACCTGCTCACCAACCCCCACGCGCACCCGTACTTCCGGCGCGCCGTGCTGCAGTCACTGTCCCCGTTCAACCCCTGGTGCACCCAACAGCGGCCGGAGGCCGTCAGCGTGGCGCGCATGTACCTCGATCTGTTGCGTATCGACGACCCGGCCCAGCTGCGCACCATCGACCCCGACCGTCTGCTGGCCGTGCAGAACGTACTCACCCGCTACTTCCCCCCGGACAGGCATCTCGCCTGGCGCCCGCTGGGCGGCGTCGTCGATGGGACATGGGTTCCCCAGGCCCCGGCGCAGTACCTGTCGGAGGAGGCGATCACCACATCCGGGCTGGAGGTGGCCATCGGTTTCGCGAAGGACGAATGGCAGTTCTTCCGCGGCCACTCCCGGACGGTCGGCCACGGTTCCCGCCAGGAGGTGCTGGCGGTTCTGGCGCAGGCGTTCGGCATGGACGGCGCCACCGAGGTCTATCAGCGGTACCACGAACTCCACCCGGACCACTCCCCCGGTCTGCTGCTGCCGGACATCATGTCCTTCGAGTTCTTCAAACTGCCGTCGTTGGCGATCGCCCGGAACCTCAGCGCCCAGCACATCCCCGTCCACGTGTTCCAGTTCTCCTACGACCTGCCCGGGCTCGGCGGCCGGCTCCGTGCCGTGCACACCGGGGACATCCCGTTCCTGTTCCGCAATCACTCCGAACGCGACCTCGCCTGGTGGCCGGCGTTCGACGGCGCGGACCGGGAGGAGGTACGCCGGGTCAGCGCGCGCATGGGCGAGCTGTACGCGTCCTTCATCCGCACCGGCGACCCGGGCCCCGGATGGCCCCGATTCGACACCGCCGGTTGGAACGTCCTGGAGTTCGGGCGGACCATCGAGCCGCGACCGGGCCTGCTCAAGCCGGAGTGGGACGTCTTCGAGGACCGTGGGTTCGGCTCCGTGCGGTCCATCGAGAACGTGCTGGTCGGCAACGTCCGCGAAGCGCTGGGTCACACCACGGCGGCCTGA
- a CDS encoding amidohydrolase family protein translates to MNVPNDWVDVHAHFTPPTTPEERRARWQAMREECFTLPAPYHWSLAETLRAMDRDGIAMQLLSNIPKDHTALAASNDYGASLVREHPSRFGLLAAVPTDDAAAALAEIERARTLLGADGFAVTTVYNGVPLGDPSLDVVWAELDRLGATVFIHPDAYAPGSMGRPSPLIEVAFDTARTITDLVYRAHFRRFPDLTHVVAHCGGALPALSGRLGLLGGEAWVPNPEGLTPEDITEQLGRLHLDTAATATAHTLAAALLMTGPDHIVYGSDSGVPCSTDRTVRANLEALLASSVLDRDQIDAVGRAAFRLFPSARARHDAARPAMTPHDRAGKAASCAR, encoded by the coding sequence ATGAACGTGCCGAACGACTGGGTGGATGTCCACGCTCACTTCACGCCTCCGACGACCCCCGAGGAACGACGGGCGCGCTGGCAGGCGATGCGCGAGGAGTGCTTCACGCTCCCGGCGCCGTACCACTGGAGCCTGGCGGAGACGCTGCGCGCGATGGACCGCGACGGCATCGCGATGCAGTTGCTCAGCAACATCCCCAAGGACCACACCGCGCTCGCGGCCTCGAACGACTACGGCGCCTCGCTGGTCCGGGAGCACCCGTCCCGCTTCGGACTGCTCGCCGCCGTACCCACCGACGACGCGGCGGCGGCCCTCGCCGAGATCGAACGCGCCCGCACCCTGCTCGGTGCCGACGGGTTCGCCGTGACCACGGTCTACAACGGGGTGCCGCTGGGGGACCCCTCCCTGGATGTGGTCTGGGCCGAGCTGGACCGGCTCGGGGCGACGGTGTTCATCCACCCCGACGCCTACGCGCCCGGCTCGATGGGGCGGCCGAGCCCGCTGATCGAGGTCGCCTTCGACACCGCGCGCACCATCACCGACCTGGTCTACCGCGCGCACTTCCGGCGCTTCCCGGACCTCACCCACGTCGTCGCGCACTGCGGCGGGGCGCTGCCGGCGCTCTCCGGGCGGCTCGGACTGCTCGGCGGCGAGGCCTGGGTGCCCAACCCCGAGGGCCTCACACCTGAGGACATCACCGAGCAGCTCGGCCGGCTCCACCTGGACACCGCCGCCACCGCGACGGCCCACACGCTCGCCGCCGCCCTGCTCATGACGGGTCCGGACCACATCGTCTACGGCTCGGACTCCGGCGTGCCCTGCTCCACCGACCGCACCGTCCGCGCCAACCTCGAAGCCCTGCTGGCGAGTTCGGTACTGGACCGCGATCAGATCGACGCGGTGGGCCGGGCCGCGTTCCGGCTCTTCCCCTCCGCCCGCGCCCGCCACGACGCGGCACGACCGGCCATGACACCGCACGACCGGGCCGGAAAGGCAGCGTCATGCGCACGCTGA
- a CDS encoding TetR/AcrR family transcriptional regulator, with protein sequence MTTARNATTTRKPPPGRAEQILRAGERVFARNGYHGTTMRQVADAAEVGLSLVVYHFKTKDRLYRAIFEARQYVNEERLARLAALRDPTAPDALDQLVSAFIDPVLALHDDPADVWYARLVLREASDPSSQERDIIAELFDPLARAFVTALERILPDRPPGFHAWAYLFSVGALTQSAFDDRITNITGRPDAGGKHEFLRSYITAALRGA encoded by the coding sequence GTGACGACGGCGCGGAACGCCACGACCACGCGGAAGCCGCCCCCCGGCCGCGCCGAGCAGATCCTCAGGGCAGGCGAACGGGTCTTCGCCCGCAACGGCTACCACGGCACGACGATGCGGCAGGTCGCCGACGCGGCGGAGGTCGGGCTGTCGCTCGTCGTCTACCACTTCAAGACCAAGGACCGGCTCTACCGGGCGATCTTCGAGGCCCGGCAGTACGTGAACGAGGAACGCCTCGCCCGCCTCGCCGCGCTGCGCGACCCCACGGCCCCGGACGCGCTCGACCAGCTCGTCTCCGCCTTCATCGACCCGGTGCTCGCGCTGCACGACGACCCCGCCGACGTCTGGTACGCCCGGCTGGTGCTCCGGGAGGCCTCGGACCCGTCGAGCCAGGAACGCGACATCATCGCCGAGCTGTTCGACCCGCTGGCGCGGGCCTTCGTCACCGCCCTCGAACGGATCCTGCCCGACCGGCCGCCGGGTTTCCACGCTTGGGCCTACCTGTTCTCGGTGGGCGCGTTGACCCAGAGCGCCTTCGACGACCGCATCACCAACATCACCGGCCGGCCGGACGCGGGCGGCAAGCACGAGTTCCTCCGCTCCTACATCACCGCCGCCCTGCGAGGGGCCTGA
- a CDS encoding DEAD/DEAH box helicase, with the protein MARIHQVVDVDEPAEHRRPTAVAPAAVPVLSRCEAVFLPGDPPREGRVAFWRADGGELPDCGVEPEELTVVRPHGKGVRRRSVTAVLLPVARAVPVLSRARAMGRSGDATGSAAFWGAGALVALQLTARGRLLPGLSPSGFDAWRLGPLDGDDVRRIRELAAAMPPEARAVPLPDSSPVTLPAAEPLLRSFLDAVADGLPRSPTARQPAGGPAFAAPTPVRVPEQREWAAEVAAGMDAGVRVSLRLEHDSDIWDGDWDGEDLDDSAEAGPRFRAVVQIHSLADPALMVDAAELWAAEVAAPAQFGTRARSDALLALRRGAKAWPPLSRLLSAPVPDVLRLADDELLGLLGQATERLAAVGIEAHLPKGLVKELTASGLLVPPRREKTPSDLETFLSSGQLIAFRWQLALGGEPLTEEETDRLIEAHRPVVRLRDQWVVVDQALIRKVRERRGRELTAIDALGAALTGEVAIDGESVPVTAGGVLERLRARIAEPEPDADATSATPGQPAMLAATLRDYQLRGLAWLDRMTSLGLGCCLADDMGLGKTITVIALHLRRHQRSAHGPTLVVCPTSLLGNWEREVRRFAPGTAVRRFHGPGRNLDDLAPDAFVLTTYGTLRRDAQRLAEPGVPWDLLVADEAQHVKNPYSDTARALRSVPAAGRVALTGTPVENNLSELWALLDWTTPGLLGTLTAFWDRYARAVEADGDQATAHRLTRLIRPFLLRRRKSDPGIAPELPPKTETDQPVALTREQASLYEALVRESLAAIGEADGMARRGLVMKLLTGLKQVCNHPAQYLKEKNAKLAGRSGKLELLDELLDTIVAEDGSALVFTQYVEMGRLLEQHLAARGTAAQFLHGGTPVKQREEMVDRFQRGERPVFLLSLKAAGTGLNLTRAGHVIHFDRWWNPAVEDQATDRAYRIGQTQPVQVHRLIAEGTVEDRIAEMLQRKKDLADAVLSHGEAALTELSDAELADLVTMRQDIGSGRTPRRSTGRRT; encoded by the coding sequence ATGGCGCGTATCCACCAGGTCGTCGACGTGGACGAGCCCGCGGAGCACAGAAGGCCGACAGCGGTCGCGCCCGCCGCCGTACCCGTGCTCAGCCGGTGCGAGGCCGTCTTCCTGCCAGGGGATCCGCCCCGGGAGGGCCGCGTGGCGTTCTGGCGGGCGGACGGCGGCGAGCTGCCCGACTGCGGTGTGGAACCGGAGGAGCTGACCGTCGTGCGACCGCACGGCAAGGGCGTCCGGCGGCGGAGCGTGACCGCGGTGCTGCTGCCGGTCGCGCGGGCGGTGCCGGTACTCAGCCGGGCTCGCGCCATGGGACGGAGCGGCGACGCCACGGGGTCCGCCGCGTTCTGGGGGGCGGGAGCCCTCGTCGCGCTGCAACTCACCGCGCGGGGGCGGCTGTTGCCCGGGCTGAGTCCCAGCGGGTTCGACGCCTGGCGGCTCGGTCCGCTGGACGGTGACGACGTGCGCCGGATCCGCGAGCTGGCGGCGGCGATGCCACCGGAGGCGCGCGCGGTCCCGTTGCCGGACTCGTCGCCCGTGACGCTGCCCGCCGCCGAGCCGCTGCTGCGTTCTTTTCTGGACGCGGTCGCCGACGGCCTGCCGCGCTCCCCGACGGCGCGGCAACCGGCCGGTGGCCCGGCCTTCGCGGCTCCGACGCCGGTACGCGTCCCCGAACAGCGGGAGTGGGCGGCCGAGGTGGCCGCCGGGATGGACGCGGGCGTGCGCGTCTCCCTGCGCCTGGAGCACGACAGCGACATCTGGGACGGCGACTGGGACGGCGAAGACCTCGACGACAGCGCCGAGGCCGGGCCACGCTTCCGGGCCGTGGTGCAGATACACAGCCTCGCCGACCCCGCGCTGATGGTCGACGCGGCCGAGTTGTGGGCCGCGGAGGTGGCCGCCCCGGCGCAGTTCGGCACCCGGGCCCGTAGCGACGCGTTGCTGGCGCTGCGCCGGGGCGCGAAGGCATGGCCGCCGCTGTCGCGCCTGCTGTCCGCCCCCGTGCCCGATGTGTTGCGGCTCGCCGATGACGAACTGCTGGGCCTGCTCGGCCAGGCGACGGAGCGGCTGGCCGCCGTCGGCATCGAGGCGCACCTGCCGAAGGGGCTGGTCAAGGAGCTGACCGCGTCCGGTCTGCTGGTGCCGCCCCGGCGCGAGAAGACGCCGTCGGACCTGGAGACTTTTCTCTCCTCCGGTCAACTCATCGCATTCCGCTGGCAGTTGGCGCTGGGCGGCGAACCGCTGACCGAGGAGGAGACGGACCGCCTGATCGAGGCACACCGCCCCGTGGTGCGGCTGCGCGACCAGTGGGTGGTGGTCGACCAGGCGCTGATCCGCAAGGTCCGCGAGCGGCGCGGTCGCGAACTCACCGCGATCGACGCCCTGGGTGCGGCGCTGACCGGCGAGGTGGCGATCGACGGCGAGTCCGTACCGGTCACCGCGGGCGGCGTGCTGGAGCGGCTGCGCGCGCGGATCGCCGAGCCGGAGCCGGACGCGGACGCCACGTCGGCCACCCCCGGACAACCGGCCATGCTCGCCGCCACCCTGCGCGACTACCAGCTCCGGGGGCTGGCCTGGCTGGACCGGATGACCTCCCTCGGCCTGGGGTGTTGTCTCGCCGACGACATGGGGCTCGGCAAGACGATCACCGTGATCGCCCTCCACCTGCGCCGGCACCAACGATCCGCCCACGGCCCGACGTTGGTGGTGTGTCCGACCTCCCTGCTCGGCAACTGGGAACGCGAGGTACGGCGATTCGCACCCGGCACCGCCGTACGCCGCTTCCACGGCCCCGGCCGCAACCTGGACGACCTCGCACCGGACGCCTTCGTCCTCACGACGTACGGCACACTGCGGCGCGACGCCCAGCGCCTGGCCGAGCCCGGTGTGCCTTGGGACCTGCTCGTCGCGGACGAGGCGCAGCACGTCAAGAACCCGTACTCCGACACGGCACGGGCGCTGCGCAGCGTCCCCGCCGCCGGGCGCGTCGCTCTGACCGGCACCCCGGTGGAGAACAACCTCTCCGAGCTGTGGGCCCTGCTCGACTGGACGACCCCCGGCCTGCTCGGCACGCTCACCGCGTTCTGGGACCGCTACGCCCGCGCGGTCGAGGCCGACGGCGACCAGGCGACCGCACACCGCCTCACCCGGCTGATCCGCCCCTTCCTGCTGCGCCGCCGCAAGTCCGACCCCGGTATCGCCCCCGAACTGCCGCCCAAGACCGAGACCGACCAGCCCGTCGCGCTGACCAGGGAGCAGGCGTCCTTGTACGAAGCGCTGGTGCGCGAGTCGCTGGCGGCGATCGGCGAGGCGGACGGGATGGCCCGGCGAGGACTGGTGATGAAACTGCTCACCGGCCTGAAACAGGTGTGCAACCATCCGGCGCAATACCTCAAGGAGAAGAACGCGAAACTCGCCGGCCGCTCCGGGAAACTGGAACTGCTCGACGAACTGCTCGACACCATCGTGGCCGAGGACGGCTCGGCGCTCGTCTTCACCCAGTACGTCGAGATGGGGCGGCTGCTCGAACAGCACCTCGCCGCCCGCGGCACCGCCGCGCAGTTCCTGCACGGCGGAACGCCGGTGAAACAGCGCGAAGAGATGGTCGACCGCTTCCAGCGCGGTGAACGGCCGGTCTTCCTGCTCTCCCTCAAGGCCGCCGGCACCGGTCTCAACCTGACCCGCGCCGGCCACGTCATCCACTTCGACCGCTGGTGGAACCCGGCGGTCGAGGACCAGGCCACCGACCGCGCGTACCGCATCGGCCAGACCCAGCCGGTGCAGGTGCACCGGCTGATCGCGGAAGGCACGGTCGAGGACCGGATCGCGGAGATGCTCCAGCGGAAGAAGGACCTCGCGGACGCCGTGCTCAGCCACGGCGAGGCGGCGCTCACCGAACTCTCCGACGCCGAACTGGCCGACCTGGTGACGATGCGTCAGGACATCGGATCCGGAAGGACGCCCCGCCGGAGCACGGGGCGCCGCACGTGA
- a CDS encoding putative Ig domain-containing protein, producing the protein MSRLARGRTGLLIGALAAATGLAGPGFAAPGFAAPGFAAPASAAPAPTAPHATSLTRVSTDPYTDSQAQHATEVEPDTYSYGNTVVAAFQVGRVYGGGASNIGWATSTDGGQTWTHGFLPDSTTNTGGGYSAASDASVAYDAKDGAWMVSWLGIGSGNAVDVELSRSTDGGHTWGNPVTVSTGTFDDKNWTVCDNHPASPYYGHCYTEYDDANAGDAEHMKTSVDGGVTWGAQQSPADSPSGLGGQPVVRPDGTVVVPFASGTEDSERSFTSSDGGASWGSSVQIATVSHHPVAGLEDEAAALSPRDTLREGPLPSAEIDASGTVYVVWSDCRFRTGCPSNDIIMSTSADGTSWSAPARVPIDAATSTADHFVPGIGVDPGSSGNTARIGLTYYYYPDASCTDTTCQLYAGYLSSADGGATWTTPTQLAGPVTLSWLPNTSQGRMFGDYISTSVLAGGNAVTVVPVAAAPSGSTFDVAMYAPPGGLPIGNGQPPGGNTVTVTNPGAQTGTVGTATHLQITASDSAPSATLAYRATGLPPGLTIASGTGLISGTPTTAGTYQVTVTATDDTNASGSATFTWTIAPAGGGTCANPGQKLGNPGFESGDTIWSASSGIIGQYGAQGEPAHGGTWDAWLDGYGSAHTDTLSQTVTVPSGCKATLSFYLHVDTAETTSSTAYDTLTVKANGTTLATYSNLDAATGYTQKTLDVSSLAGQAVTITFTGTEDQSLQTSFVIDDTALTLN; encoded by the coding sequence ATGTCCAGACTGGCAAGAGGAAGAACCGGCCTGCTCATCGGGGCGCTGGCCGCGGCGACGGGGCTGGCCGGCCCCGGCTTCGCCGCCCCCGGCTTCGCCGCCCCCGGCTTCGCCGCCCCCGCGTCCGCCGCCCCCGCCCCGACGGCCCCGCACGCCACCTCGCTCACCCGGGTCAGCACCGACCCGTACACCGACTCGCAGGCCCAGCACGCCACCGAGGTCGAACCGGACACCTACAGCTACGGCAACACCGTCGTCGCCGCCTTCCAGGTGGGACGGGTCTACGGCGGCGGCGCCTCCAACATCGGCTGGGCGACCTCCACCGACGGCGGGCAGACCTGGACGCACGGCTTCCTGCCCGACTCCACCACGAACACCGGCGGAGGCTACTCCGCCGCGAGCGACGCCTCCGTGGCCTACGACGCCAAGGACGGGGCGTGGATGGTCTCCTGGCTCGGCATCGGCTCGGGCAACGCCGTCGACGTCGAGCTGAGCCGTTCCACGGACGGCGGTCACACCTGGGGCAACCCGGTCACCGTCTCCACCGGCACCTTCGACGACAAGAACTGGACGGTCTGCGACAACCACCCGGCCAGCCCCTACTACGGCCACTGCTACACCGAGTACGACGACGCCAACGCCGGTGACGCCGAACACATGAAGACATCGGTCGACGGCGGCGTGACCTGGGGCGCGCAGCAGAGCCCGGCCGACAGCCCGAGCGGACTGGGCGGGCAGCCGGTCGTACGGCCCGACGGCACCGTCGTCGTACCGTTCGCCTCGGGCACCGAGGACAGCGAGCGGTCCTTCACCTCCAGCGACGGCGGCGCCAGTTGGGGTTCCAGCGTGCAGATCGCCACCGTCTCGCACCACCCGGTCGCCGGCCTGGAGGACGAGGCCGCCGCCCTGTCACCACGGGACACCCTGCGTGAAGGGCCGCTGCCCTCCGCCGAGATCGACGCGTCCGGCACGGTGTACGTGGTCTGGTCCGACTGCCGTTTCCGCACCGGCTGCCCGAGCAACGACATCATCATGTCGACCTCGGCGGACGGAACCTCGTGGAGCGCGCCCGCCCGGGTGCCCATCGACGCCGCCACCAGCACCGCCGACCACTTCGTACCCGGCATCGGCGTGGACCCCGGCAGCTCGGGCAACACCGCACGCATCGGCCTGACGTACTACTACTATCCCGACGCCTCCTGCACCGACACCACCTGCCAGCTCTACGCCGGCTACCTCTCCTCCGCGGACGGCGGCGCCACCTGGACGACGCCCACCCAACTCGCCGGCCCCGTGACGCTGTCCTGGCTGCCGAACACCTCACAGGGCCGGATGTTCGGCGACTACATCTCCACGTCCGTCCTGGCCGGCGGCAACGCCGTCACCGTCGTTCCGGTCGCCGCCGCGCCGAGCGGCAGCACCTTCGACGTGGCCATGTACGCACCCCCCGGCGGCCTGCCGATCGGCAACGGCCAACCGCCCGGCGGCAACACCGTCACCGTCACCAACCCCGGCGCGCAGACCGGCACCGTCGGAACCGCGACGCACCTCCAGATCACGGCGAGCGATTCCGCACCCTCCGCCACGCTCGCCTACCGCGCGACCGGTCTGCCGCCCGGCCTGACCATCGCCTCCGGCACCGGCCTGATCTCCGGCACACCCACCACCGCCGGCACGTACCAGGTGACCGTCACCGCCACCGACGACACCAACGCCTCCGGCTCGGCCACCTTCACCTGGACGATCGCCCCGGCCGGCGGCGGCACCTGCGCCAACCCCGGCCAGAAGCTCGGCAACCCGGGCTTCGAGTCCGGCGACACGATCTGGTCCGCCAGCTCGGGCATCATCGGCCAGTACGGCGCGCAAGGCGAGCCGGCCCACGGCGGCACATGGGACGCCTGGCTCGACGGCTACGGCTCGGCCCACACCGACACCCTGTCGCAGACGGTCACCGTCCCGTCCGGCTGCAAGGCCACCCTCAGCTTCTACCTGCACGTCGACACCGCCGAGACGACCAGCTCGACCGCCTACGACACCCTCACCGTCAAGGCGAACGGCACCACTCTCGCCACCTACTCCAACCTCGACGCCGCCACCGGCTACACACAGAAGACCCTCGACGTCTCCTCCCTCGCCGGGCAGGCCGTCACGATCACCTTCACCGGCACAGAGGACCAGTCCCTGCAGACCTCCTTCGTCATCGACGACACCGCCCTCACGCTGAACTGA
- a CDS encoding GNAT family N-acetyltransferase, giving the protein MRTTRPVRLQPWADDDLWLLRRRNTPEMTAHLGGPESDTALVARHRRWTAMSAEEPHEGRVFRVECPAGDTVGTVSFVPKEHEGEPVFEVGWGVLPEHQRQGWATASVRALLALLADFPPERRRPAAHAFPRVTNTASNAVCRATGFAFLGEVVHEYPPGHHHPSNDWRYTLR; this is encoded by the coding sequence ATGCGCACCACACGTCCGGTCCGCCTCCAGCCCTGGGCGGACGATGATCTCTGGCTGCTCCGCCGCCGCAACACCCCGGAGATGACGGCACACCTGGGTGGCCCGGAATCGGACACCGCGCTTGTCGCTCGTCACCGCCGCTGGACGGCGATGAGCGCCGAGGAACCGCACGAGGGCCGGGTGTTCCGCGTGGAATGCCCGGCGGGGGACACCGTGGGTACGGTCTCCTTCGTCCCGAAGGAACACGAGGGGGAGCCGGTGTTCGAGGTGGGCTGGGGTGTCCTTCCGGAGCACCAGCGCCAAGGCTGGGCCACGGCCTCCGTCCGCGCTCTCCTCGCCCTCCTGGCCGACTTCCCGCCGGAGCGTCGCCGCCCGGCGGCCCACGCCTTCCCCCGCGTGACGAACACGGCCTCGAACGCGGTCTGTCGCGCGACGGGCTTCGCCTTCCTCGGCGAAGTGGTGCACGAGTACCCCCCGGGCCACCACCACCCGAGCAACGACTGGCGCTACACCCTCCGTTGA